The following proteins come from a genomic window of Flavobacterium crocinum:
- a CDS encoding class I SAM-dependent methyltransferase → MNNWTKRWDNRYSTEEFAYGEEPNNYLKEQIEKLNPGTILFPAEGEGRNAIFAAKLGWNVSAFDISEEGRNKALKLAEANNVSIDYQVGELETLDFQEGQFEALALIYAHFPAEIKSEIHKQLNVLLKKDGIIIFEAFSKKHLEYVTKNEKVGGPKDIESLFSIEEIKTDFPNYEIFELEEKEIELSEGLFHNGTGSVIRFVGRKQ, encoded by the coding sequence ATGAATAATTGGACCAAACGTTGGGACAACCGCTACAGCACTGAAGAATTTGCATATGGCGAAGAACCCAATAATTACCTCAAAGAACAAATTGAAAAACTAAATCCCGGCACGATTCTTTTCCCTGCCGAAGGCGAAGGACGAAATGCCATTTTTGCAGCCAAACTAGGCTGGAATGTTTCTGCTTTTGATATTAGTGAAGAAGGAAGAAATAAGGCATTAAAACTTGCTGAAGCAAACAATGTTTCGATTGATTATCAAGTTGGCGAATTAGAAACTCTTGATTTTCAAGAAGGGCAATTTGAAGCACTTGCTTTGATTTATGCACATTTTCCGGCAGAAATCAAGTCTGAGATTCATAAACAGCTGAATGTGTTATTAAAAAAAGATGGCATTATTATTTTTGAAGCTTTCAGCAAAAAACATTTGGAATATGTAACCAAAAACGAAAAAGTGGGCGGACCAAAAGACATTGAATCTCTTTTTTCAATAGAAGAAATCAAAACCGATTTTCCTAACTATGAAATCTTTGAATTAGAAGAAAAAGAAATCGAACTGAGCGAAGGTTTATTTCATAATGGGACTGGTTCTGTAATTCGGTTTGTAGGGAGAAAACAATAA
- a CDS encoding type II toxin-antitoxin system RelE/ParE family toxin — protein sequence MKLKIVWSQFAENEIDKIYDYYLHKAGIRVAKKIIQEIISEPNKLVSNNLSTQIEELLLDRENEYHYLVCKNYKIIYSIDKENKQNQIADVFDTRQNPVKLKRTK from the coding sequence ATGAAATTAAAAATTGTCTGGTCGCAGTTTGCAGAAAATGAAATTGATAAAATCTACGACTATTATCTTCATAAAGCAGGAATTAGAGTCGCTAAAAAAATCATCCAGGAAATAATTTCTGAGCCAAATAAGCTCGTTTCCAATAATCTTTCTACCCAAATCGAAGAACTTTTACTTGACAGAGAAAACGAATATCATTATTTAGTTTGTAAAAATTACAAAATTATTTACAGCATAGATAAAGAAAATAAACAAAACCAAATCGCTGATGTTTTTGACACAAGACAAAATCCTGTAAAACTAAAGCGTACAAAATAA